The Burkholderia pyrrocinia genomic sequence GCTGGTCGTCCCGCTCGGCGTGATCGGCGCGGTGCTCGGCGTCACGCTGCGGATGATGCCGAACGACATTTATTTCAAGGTGGGGCTGATCGCGACGATCGGGCTGTCCGCAAAGAACGCGATCCTGATCGTCGAAGTCGCGAAGGATCTGGTCGCGCAGCGCATGTCGCTCGTCGACGCCGCGCTCGAGGCCGCGCGGCTGCGGCTGCGGCCGATCGTGATGACGTCGCTCGCGTTCGGCGTCGGCGTGCTGCCGCTCGCGTTCGCGTCGGGCGCGGCATCCGGCGCGCAGATGGCGATCGGCACCGGTGTGCTCGGCGGCGTGATCACGGCGACCGTGCTCGCGGTGTTCCTCGTGCCGCTGTTTTTCGTGATCGTCGGCCGCCTGTTCGACGTCGGCCCGCGCCGGCGCGGCGGCATGCAGCCGGCGACGATGGAGGGATCGCAATGATGTTTGCGCTGAATGCACGCGCCGCACTGCGGGCGCCGCTCGCGCTCGCCGCCACGCTCGCGCTCGCCGGCTGCTCGCTCGCGCCGCGCTACGAGCGGCCGGCGGCGCCGGTGCCGGCTACCTATGCGCCGGCAGACGGAAGCCGGGAGCCGGCTGCGGCGCCTGATGCGACACCTGCCGACGCCGCGCTGCTCGACGACTGGCATGCGTATTTCACCGATCCGGCGCTGCAGGCGTGGATCGACGCGGCGCTCGCGAACAACCGCGACCTGCGGATCGCAGCCGGCCGGCTCGAGGAGGCGCGTGCGCTGTACGGCGTGCAGCGCGCGGACCTGATGCCGTCGGTCGATGCGAATCTCGGCTATGAACGCACGCGCCAGTACGACCCGGTCGTGCGCGAAAGCGCGATCAGCGGGCTGTATCGCGCGGGCGTCGGCGTCAGCGCGTACGAACTCGACCTGTTCGGCCGCGTGCGCAGCCTGTCCGACGCGGCGCTCGCCGAATATTTCGCGACGGCGGACGCGCAGCGCACGGTCCGCATCGGCGTGATCGCCGAAGTGGCGGGGGCGTATGTATCGGAGCGCTCGCTGTACGAGCAGCTCGCGCTGGCGCAGCGCACGCTCGACGCGCGCGTGCACATGGCCGCGCTCACGCAGCGCCGCTACGCGGCCGGCACGAGCGACGCGATCGAGCTGCGCTCGGCCGAGATGCTGGTGGCGTCCGCGCGTGCGTCGCAGGCCGCGCTGCAGCGCGAGCATGCGCAGGCCATGCGGGCGCTGCAATTGCTCGCGGGCGATTTCGCGCGCAACGTGCCCGGCGACGCGACCGCGCTCGACACGTTGTCGATCGCGCCCGTGGCGCCCGGCGCACCGAGCGCGCTGCTCGAACGGCGGCCGGACATCCGGCAGGCCGAGGCGCGGCTCAAGGCCGCGAACGCGCAGATCGGCGCCGCACGCGCGGCGTTCTTCCCGCGCATCGCGCTGACGACCGACTACGGCTCGGTCAGCGACGCGTTCTCGAGCCTGTTCGCGGCCGGCACGAGCGTGTGGACGTTCGCGCCGCGCATCACGCTGCCGATCTTCGCGGGCGGACGCAATCGCGCGAACCTCGACGTCGCGAACGCGCGCAAGCACATCGCGGTCGCCGAATACGAGAAGACCGTGCAGACCGCGTTCCGCGAAGTGGCCGACGCGTTCGCCGCGCGCGACTGGATCGATCGCCAGCTTGCCGCGCAGCAGGACGTCTACACGGCGGACGGTGCGCGACTGAAGCTCGCGGAGCGCCGTTATGCGGGCGGCGTCGCGACGTATCTCGAACTGCTCGACGCGCAGCGCAGCACGTACGAATCGGGGCAGGAGCTGATCCGGCTCAAGCAGCTCAGGCTCGCGAACGCGATCGCGCTGTATCGCGCGCTTGGCGGCGGCTGGGCGCTGGCATCGGCGTCGGCGTCGGCGTCGGCGGAGGTCGCGGCTTCCGCATGATGCGCGTCGCCTGACGCCGCAGCGCGCCGGGCAACGAGACGGCGGCCGCACGATTCGACGTGCGGCCGCCGTTTCCCGTTTCGATCGACATCGTTGCCCGCTGCATCGCCGATCGCTATCGGCGTTAGCTTCCGCTGTCGGGCAAGTCGTCCAGACCGTTTTCATACCGCGGCAGTGCGGAAGGGCATCTTCCGGAACGGCCCGCATCCGGCGATCGATCGTGTCGCCTCCCGGCGCAAACATGTGCCGCGCATCTTCCTTTTTCATCTCGTCCATTCAGACACGCGCATCGCGTGCCGACGGCCGCGCAAATATCTGATTCTCGATCGGTAATTGACGGTCGAATTAATTCATGTATTGGAATTAATGCCGGCGGCAAAGTGTCGCGGTAAAACGTTTGCATTCGTTTCGCATTCATTTCGCAATCGTTTGCGCAATAAATCGAAGTTGCTGAAAGCCGACGTTAATTTCCTGTCAGTTGAAAATGATTTGATATTGATGTTGCCGTCCGACAACGATGGCGGCATTGGACAACGTTTTGTCTTTTTCGGATCGGGGTCGATGTGAACCAATACCAGTATGGGTGAGGGGGATTATGAGGAATGCAGGAGAAAAATATCGTTAATCTTCAATCGGTTCCGTGGAGCAAAAGAGAACTTCAGGTGAAATCGGTGAGATTAAAAATTGTCGAGAATGAATGTGATTTGTAAGATGCAAATGGAACATTGTCAGGGATATTTAACAATGATTTACAAAAAACTTTCACGACTATCTCGATAATGCCGCCTCGTGACGGACGGGAGCCACCACACGCTGCCTTTTGTATCCGCCACGTCGTCCATTCCCTTTGCAATTCTCACGGAAAACGTCATGAAAAAATCCCTCCTGACCGCTGTCGCACTCGCGGCCCTGTCGACCTCGGCCTTCGCAGCGGGCACCGGCACGATCAACTTCACGGGCGAGATCGTCGCGGGCGCGTGCGGCATCGATTCGGGCTCGGTCAACCAGACCGTGAACCTCGGCAAGGTGCCGACCAACGTGTTCAAGCAGGCTGGCGACAAGTCCACGCCGACCAATTTCGACATCAAGCTGACCGACTGCGACACGAGCATCGCGCAGAACGCGTACTTCACGTTCACGGGCACGTCGAGCGCTGGCCAGCCGAAGCTGCTCGCCACGATCGGTTCGGCAACCAACGTCGGCATCCGCCTGCAGGCCGCGTCGGGC encodes the following:
- a CDS encoding efflux transporter outer membrane subunit, which produces MFALNARAALRAPLALAATLALAGCSLAPRYERPAAPVPATYAPADGSREPAAAPDATPADAALLDDWHAYFTDPALQAWIDAALANNRDLRIAAGRLEEARALYGVQRADLMPSVDANLGYERTRQYDPVVRESAISGLYRAGVGVSAYELDLFGRVRSLSDAALAEYFATADAQRTVRIGVIAEVAGAYVSERSLYEQLALAQRTLDARVHMAALTQRRYAAGTSDAIELRSAEMLVASARASQAALQREHAQAMRALQLLAGDFARNVPGDATALDTLSIAPVAPGAPSALLERRPDIRQAEARLKAANAQIGAARAAFFPRIALTTDYGSVSDAFSSLFAAGTSVWTFAPRITLPIFAGGRNRANLDVANARKHIAVAEYEKTVQTAFREVADAFAARDWIDRQLAAQQDVYTADGARLKLAERRYAGGVATYLELLDAQRSTYESGQELIRLKQLRLANAIALYRALGGGWALASASASASAEVAASA
- a CDS encoding fimbrial protein; this translates as MKKSLLTAVALAALSTSAFAAGTGTINFTGEIVAGACGIDSGSVNQTVNLGKVPTNVFKQAGDKSTPTNFDIKLTDCDTSIAQNAYFTFTGTSSAGQPKLLATIGSATNVGIRLQAASGEYLDNGAEQKAPTVLQNGTNIARFAAMYEATAAGVTPGTADGVANFTVRYQ